Genomic segment of Nitrospirota bacterium:
CTGAGGCCGTTGGAAGGGTTGCTCATAATAAATAAACAAAAAGGCTGGACATCTCATGATGTCGTGGCTAAGTTGCGCAGTATATTGTCAATTCAGAAGATAGGTCATACAGGTACTCTTGATCCGGATGCTACAGGTGTTCTTACTGTGTGTATTGGCAGGGCAACGAGGCTCGCCCAGTATACAAATGAGTTTGATAAAGAATATAAAGTTGTTATGAGATTAGGGATTAGCACAGATACTCAAGATGCTGCCGGCAGGGTAATTAAAGAAACAGCGGAATTTAATATAAGCCTGGAGCAGATAGAAGAGGCATTCAGGAAGTTTACCGGTAAGATTAGTCAGGTGCCGCCGATGTATTCGGCAGTTAAAGTTAAAGGGGTTCCTCTCTATCGTCATGCACGCAAGGGGAAAGAGATTACAAGAGAGCCGCGTGAAATCAATATCACTGAAATAAAACTGCTCGACTACTCCGGAGAGTTTGCAGGTTTTGAGGTAACTTGTTCAAAGGGGACATATATAAGGACGCTCTGTGCTGACATCGGTGATTTCCTTGGAGTGGGCGCACATATGTTCAGTCTGGAGAGGACAAGGTCTGGGGATTTTTCTATAAAAGATTCCATCACGATAGATGATGCTGAAGGACTTAATCGAGCTGATAGACTTGAGACGAAGCTGAGAAGATTGGAGCAGATTACCGGGTGGATGCCTTCGGCAACTATAAACAGTTATGGTAATTCATTGGTAAGAGACGGCAGGGCCCTTGACATGGAGGCTGTTGAAGGTATAAAAGGGGATTTTTCCCGTGATGATACTATTGCAGTTGTAGACAATTGCGGCGTTCTAAAGGCCATAGGCAAGGCAATCTGCGGCAGTAATGAGGTCAGGTATGGCAGCAGTGAAAAGATTGTTAAAATTGAGAGAGTTTTGTTATAATTACACAAATTATTTATTCATGAAGGAGGCAAATAAATGAGTCTGGAGAAACAGGAAAAACAAAACATCATAAAGGGATACAGCATTCATCCCTCTGACACCGGATCCCCCGAGGTGCAGGTTGCCATATTGAGCAACAGGATAGCCTATCTGACTGAACACTTTAAGACCCACAAGAAAGATCATCATTCTCGTAGAGGTCTCCTAAAGATGGTAAATCAGAGGAGGAGACTTCTTCAGTATCTGCAAAGGATAGATGCAGGCAGATACAAAGAGTTGATTAAAAGGCTTGGACTGAGAAAATAGATTACCTTACAGGGGGAATACAATAATGATCCAGAAAGTAGAAGCTGAAATTGGTGGAAAGAAACTGATCCTTGAAACAGGGTGGATGGCAAAACAGGCTGACGGCGCTGTTGTTGCAAGGTATGGTGATACTGTGGTGCTGTCAACAGCCGTCGCCTCTAAACAGATCAGGCAGGGGATAGATTTTCTTCCTCTTACGGTAGATTATCAGGAAAAGTCATATGCTGTAGGGAGAATCCCCGGCAGCTTTTTCCGCCGGGAGGGGAGGCCGACGGAAAAGGAGACACTTACAAGCAGGCTCATAGACAGGCCCCTTAGACCCCTGTTTCCAAAAGGGTATTACAATGACACTCAGATTATTTCATATGTCCTTTCAGCGGATTTCGGTTATTCATCAGACTTGCTGGCAATTACCTCTTCGTCTGCCGCTATTTATGTATCAGAGATACCTTTTAATGACCCTGTAGGCGCAGTCCGTGTCGGTCATATAAACGGTGAGTTCATAATAAACCCGGGATTTTGCGAGCTGGACAACAGTGACCTTAATCTTGTTGTTGCCGGTACTCGTGATGCCGTAATGATGGTTGAAGGCGGAGCAAAGATGATGCCTGAAGAGATTATTCTTAAAGGCATTGAGCTCGCACACGCAGAAATTCAAAAACTTATAGATGCACAGATTGAATTGAGAAGGCTTGTGGGACGGGAAAAGATGCAGGTCGTGATTAGTTCTGTTGATGATAATCTTGCAGCTGATATTGAGAAATTATCTCTTGACAAGATTGTAGAAGCACTCGTAATTCCCAATAAGACACAGCGTCAGGCCACACTGGATGCGATTCTCGATGATGTCATAGTCCAACTGAATCCTGAGGGAGCAGAGGGAGACAAGAACAGGGATATCAGGACTGTCTTTCACAAGATTGAAAAAAGAGAGATGAGGAAGATGATTCTGCACAAAGGGATTAGGGCAGACGGCAGGGGACCTGCAGATATCAGGACTATAACATGTGATGTCGGTATCCTTCCAAGGACTCATGGTTCTGCCCTGTTTACAAGAGGCGAGACACAGAGCCTTGCAGTCGTAACCCTTGGTACGGCAGATGATGAACAGTTTGTGGAAGCCCTGGAAGGTGAGTCTACGAAGGCATTTATGCTTCACTACAATTTCCCGCCTTTCAGTGTGGGCGAGGCAAGACCACTTCGCAGTCCGGGACGGAGAGAGATCGGGCATGGTGCTCTGGCTGAGAGGGCGATTAAACCTATTATTCCAGGTAAAGATGTATTTCCATACACCCTCAGGATTGTCTCCGATATCCTTGAGTCAAACGGTTCTTCATCTATGGCCACAGTATGCGGTTCTTCACTTGCGTTGATGGATGCAGGAGTGCCAATCACCGCTCCGGTTGCAGGGATTGCAATGGGGTTGATCAAAGAAGGGGAGGATGTAGAAATATTGTCAGATATACTGGGGGTTGAAGATCATCTTGGCGATATGGATTTCAAGGTTACCGGTACGGCTGATGGTGTGACTGCCATACAGATGGATATAAAAATTGCAGGCATAACAACAGAGGTTATGGGCAGGGCCCTTGAACAGGCAAGGAAGGGGAGGCTTCATATCCTGGAGAGGATGATAGCAGCTATTTCTGTTCCGAGGGAAAAGCTATCTGCTCACGCCCCGAGGATCTTTACTATGAAGGTAAAGCCGGGCAGGGTAGGTGAGGTCATCGGGCCGGGTGGGAAAATGATCAGAAGTATTATCGAACAGACAGGGGTTAAGATAGACATAGACGATTCAGGTTTGATAACAATCGCATCAGTTGATGAAGAGGCTGCAAATAAGGCAATGGAGATAATAGGAAAGATTATAGAGGAAGTTGAAGTCGGAAAGATATACCTTGGAACTGTCAGAAAGATCATGGATTTCGGGGCATTTGTTGAGATACTTCCGCGTACTGACGGTCTTGTGCATATATCCCAGCTTGCTGATTTCAGAGTGAACATTGTCACTGATGTCGTACATGAGGGTGATGAAATCCTTGTCAAGGTGTTAGAGATAGATAAACAGGGTAAAATACGCCTCAGCAGGAAGGATGCTATGAAGGAAAGAGGTATTAAGGACGAGAGAAGCGAAGCTTAAATGAGAGATACTGCGTTTCTGAAGGAACACCTTGACAATGGAATACGGGTAGTAGCAGAGCGTATTCCTTCTGTTAAATCCGTATCACTTGGTATCTGGGTTCGCGTAGGTTCAAGAGATGAAGAGACAAATTATGCAGGAATCTCTCATTTCACAGAACACATGTTTTTTAAGGGAACGGCCCATCGTTCTGCCCACGATATTGCCCTCGAAATGGATTCGCTTGGCGGTGAGTTGAATGCCTTTACAACCCGCGAGACAACTACATTTTATGTGAAAGTCCTGGATGAACACATAGCCAAGGGCATTGAGATCATATCAGATCTGTTTTTGCACTCCTCTATGAACAGGAAGGATATGGAGAAGGAAAAACAGGTTGTTCTCGAAGAATTAAAGATGGTAGAGGACGACCCTGAGGATTATGTTCATGATATGCATGCGAGACTGGTGTGGGATGGAAATCCACTTGCAAGACCGATTGTTGGAAGCGTTGAAACTATCAAAGGATTAAACCGCAATAGTATGCTTGATTTCATAGGACGACATTATCACCCGTCCAACATTGTCATATCAGCTGCAGGAAATTTTGAGTTCTCAAACCTTCTGAAGCATCTAAACAGGAATATCGGAAAAATGAGGCGGAAAGTTACTGATAACCTGAGGACAAAGCCAGATCTAAAGAGCGGCATAGTGGTTAAGAACAAAAGTATTGAGCAGGTACACCTCTGTCTTGGCACACTCGGGCTGCCGCAGAATGATAAAAAGAGATATGCATTGTATGCGCTTAATGCGATACTTGGCAGCAGCATGAGTTCGAGGTTGTTTCAGGAGGTAAGAGAGAAACGGGGTCTTGTATACAGTATATACTCCTATCTCTCGTCTTTTACTGACAGCGGAGTTATTAATATTTATGCAGGCACCGGCAAGGAGTCACTTTCAGAGGTACTTGAACTAATACTCAAAGAG
This window contains:
- the truB gene encoding tRNA pseudouridine(55) synthase TruB, encoding MLIINKQKGWTSHDVVAKLRSILSIQKIGHTGTLDPDATGVLTVCIGRATRLAQYTNEFDKEYKVVMRLGISTDTQDAAGRVIKETAEFNISLEQIEEAFRKFTGKISQVPPMYSAVKVKGVPLYRHARKGKEITREPREINITEIKLLDYSGEFAGFEVTCSKGTYIRTLCADIGDFLGVGAHMFSLERTRSGDFSIKDSITIDDAEGLNRADRLETKLRRLEQITGWMPSATINSYGNSLVRDGRALDMEAVEGIKGDFSRDDTIAVVDNCGVLKAIGKAICGSNEVRYGSSEKIVKIERVLL
- the rpsO gene encoding 30S ribosomal protein S15, giving the protein MSLEKQEKQNIIKGYSIHPSDTGSPEVQVAILSNRIAYLTEHFKTHKKDHHSRRGLLKMVNQRRRLLQYLQRIDAGRYKELIKRLGLRK
- a CDS encoding insulinase family protein yields the protein MRDTAFLKEHLDNGIRVVAERIPSVKSVSLGIWVRVGSRDEETNYAGISHFTEHMFFKGTAHRSAHDIALEMDSLGGELNAFTTRETTTFYVKVLDEHIAKGIEIISDLFLHSSMNRKDMEKEKQVVLEELKMVEDDPEDYVHDMHARLVWDGNPLARPIVGSVETIKGLNRNSMLDFIGRHYHPSNIVISAAGNFEFSNLLKHLNRNIGKMRRKVTDNLRTKPDLKSGIVVKNKSIEQVHLCLGTLGLPQNDKKRYALYALNAILGSSMSSRLFQEVREKRGLVYSIYSYLSSFTDSGVINIYAGTGKESLSEVLELILKEIKKILRNGISRKEMNRVKNQMKGNLLLGLESTSNRMSRIARDEIYSGRFYTTDDINKEINSITPSQIQRLVNDLFKPDYLSLAILGPVKKDVVSRDLLRI
- the pnp gene encoding polyribonucleotide nucleotidyltransferase, whose translation is MIQKVEAEIGGKKLILETGWMAKQADGAVVARYGDTVVLSTAVASKQIRQGIDFLPLTVDYQEKSYAVGRIPGSFFRREGRPTEKETLTSRLIDRPLRPLFPKGYYNDTQIISYVLSADFGYSSDLLAITSSSAAIYVSEIPFNDPVGAVRVGHINGEFIINPGFCELDNSDLNLVVAGTRDAVMMVEGGAKMMPEEIILKGIELAHAEIQKLIDAQIELRRLVGREKMQVVISSVDDNLAADIEKLSLDKIVEALVIPNKTQRQATLDAILDDVIVQLNPEGAEGDKNRDIRTVFHKIEKREMRKMILHKGIRADGRGPADIRTITCDVGILPRTHGSALFTRGETQSLAVVTLGTADDEQFVEALEGESTKAFMLHYNFPPFSVGEARPLRSPGRREIGHGALAERAIKPIIPGKDVFPYTLRIVSDILESNGSSSMATVCGSSLALMDAGVPITAPVAGIAMGLIKEGEDVEILSDILGVEDHLGDMDFKVTGTADGVTAIQMDIKIAGITTEVMGRALEQARKGRLHILERMIAAISVPREKLSAHAPRIFTMKVKPGRVGEVIGPGGKMIRSIIEQTGVKIDIDDSGLITIASVDEEAANKAMEIIGKIIEEVEVGKIYLGTVRKIMDFGAFVEILPRTDGLVHISQLADFRVNIVTDVVHEGDEILVKVLEIDKQGKIRLSRKDAMKERGIKDERSEA